A stretch of Paenibacillus sp. URB8-2 DNA encodes these proteins:
- a CDS encoding FAD/NAD(P)-binding protein: MSLEALNERVKTDLSYLAFGGAAWVQPKAHSEGQVYDVVIIGGGQSGLAAAFGLLRERVTNILVIDENAEGLEGPWETYARMVTLRTPKHLTSIDLGIPSLTFRSWWEAQFGPQGWEEVVKIPRGDWMDYLRWYRQVLDLPVINEVKLKLIEPAGGGIHRLHIEGAGAPSEHLLTRKVVLATGIQGGGEWHVPPIIADKLPGHLYAHTSEMIDFENLQGKKIGILGGGASAFDNANFALSQGVAEAHVFVRREKLPSVNPIRQMESSGMIERFHVLSDAEKYAAISHFFKFNQPPTNDTFERAASWPGFQLHLGAPWLDVEATGEGVAVTTPQGRFTFDYLIVSTGLLSDPSLRPELRLIESHIARWSDVYDAPEEVANTLLDAHPYLSPGFALTSRDEEGESLLHGLFVFNYSALASCGLSASAISGTKNAVPRLVSGVADQLFLDDREDILQAFLDYNEAEFVGEWPIQTANDVLEQKI; this comes from the coding sequence ATGAGTCTGGAAGCTTTGAATGAACGTGTGAAAACCGATCTTTCCTACCTTGCCTTTGGAGGCGCGGCTTGGGTGCAGCCGAAGGCGCATTCCGAAGGGCAAGTCTATGACGTTGTAATTATCGGAGGAGGTCAAAGCGGCTTGGCTGCGGCTTTCGGCCTGCTGCGTGAACGGGTAACGAATATTCTGGTCATTGATGAGAACGCCGAGGGCTTGGAAGGACCGTGGGAAACTTATGCGAGAATGGTGACGCTGCGTACGCCCAAGCATTTAACTTCCATCGATCTTGGCATACCCTCCCTGACCTTCCGCTCCTGGTGGGAAGCGCAGTTCGGACCACAGGGCTGGGAGGAGGTCGTGAAGATTCCGCGGGGCGACTGGATGGACTATCTGCGCTGGTACCGGCAGGTTCTGGATCTTCCGGTCATCAACGAAGTTAAACTGAAGCTGATCGAGCCCGCCGGTGGCGGGATTCATCGCTTGCATATTGAAGGGGCGGGAGCGCCTTCGGAACATTTGCTTACGCGAAAGGTCGTACTCGCCACAGGGATTCAGGGAGGCGGCGAGTGGCATGTGCCTCCAATAATTGCTGATAAATTGCCGGGCCATCTGTATGCCCATACCTCGGAAATGATCGATTTTGAGAATCTCCAGGGCAAAAAAATCGGGATTCTGGGCGGCGGAGCCTCGGCCTTCGATAATGCCAATTTCGCCTTGTCCCAAGGCGTAGCCGAAGCTCATGTCTTTGTCCGCCGGGAGAAGCTGCCGAGTGTCAATCCGATCCGCCAGATGGAATCCTCGGGGATGATCGAACGTTTCCATGTGCTGTCGGATGCCGAAAAATATGCGGCGATCTCCCATTTCTTCAAATTCAATCAGCCGCCGACCAACGATACGTTTGAACGCGCGGCGTCGTGGCCCGGATTTCAGCTGCATCTCGGCGCCCCATGGCTTGATGTGGAGGCGACCGGCGAGGGCGTGGCCGTGACCACACCTCAAGGCAGATTCACCTTTGATTACCTGATTGTCAGCACCGGTCTTCTCAGCGATCCAAGCTTGCGTCCCGAGCTCCGGCTTATTGAGAGCCACATTGCCCGCTGGAGCGATGTCTACGATGCTCCGGAAGAGGTAGCCAATACGCTGCTTGACGCGCATCCTTATCTCAGCCCCGGTTTTGCGCTTACAAGCCGTGACGAAGAGGGAGAGTCGCTTTTGCACGGACTGTTTGTCTTTAACTATTCGGCGTTGGCCAGCTGCGGCCTTTCGGCTTCCGCGATTTCGGGGACGAAGAACGCGGTTCCGAGACTCGTCTCCGGCGTGGCGGACCAGCTGTTCCTCGACGACCGAGAAGACATTTTGCAAGCCTTTCTGGACTATAACGAGGCCGAATTCGTCGGCGAATGGCCGATACAAACGGCGAATGATGTGCTTGAGCAAAAAATATAA
- a CDS encoding GNAT family N-acetyltransferase: MPRLEVRQVQNREEIDRIFDLLGKVFPEDRSFFQQRLDYDAAYDPETTWIALADGELAASVQLFPYRIHIGAAELLVGGIGSVAADPAYRGLGAVQAILAEMSLWMRSRGYDLSLLFTGIHPFYEKAGWETVEAPLYVLNAESVFMEDSRGTPYRISKFESGDLGEVMEICERYNRKNANTRVRTREYWEGLLKWTDSITECFWVARKGSEIVAYAIGGKEQAGKLGLLDCAYLDGEGEAVKPLLSMLAAGESVKQLEATIPEDGVLPETLRQLGSVQTADNSETMWKIMGFPAMLAKLAPELTNRIAALTGEELSALPERLLLRCGSERAVLVLEPSSVTVQTSPWGLVYDEEIKCTSAEFCAMLTQGIQAVKREALRNHAALQALFPGQRYAMWITERY, from the coding sequence TTGCCGAGATTAGAAGTCAGGCAGGTACAAAACCGCGAAGAAATCGACAGGATATTTGATTTGCTGGGAAAAGTATTTCCGGAAGACCGTTCGTTTTTTCAACAAAGGCTGGATTACGATGCCGCGTATGATCCCGAAACGACCTGGATCGCCTTGGCGGACGGGGAATTGGCCGCTTCGGTGCAGCTGTTTCCTTACCGGATTCATATTGGAGCCGCGGAACTGCTTGTCGGCGGCATCGGGAGTGTGGCGGCGGACCCGGCTTACCGGGGACTTGGAGCCGTACAGGCGATTTTGGCGGAAATGAGTTTGTGGATGCGAAGTCGCGGCTATGATCTGTCTCTATTGTTTACCGGCATTCATCCCTTTTACGAGAAGGCGGGCTGGGAGACGGTGGAAGCCCCCCTGTACGTGCTGAACGCCGAATCGGTATTCATGGAAGACAGCAGGGGCACGCCCTATCGCATCTCGAAGTTTGAGTCCGGAGATTTGGGCGAAGTGATGGAGATTTGCGAGCGGTACAACCGGAAGAACGCCAACACCCGGGTGCGGACGCGCGAATACTGGGAAGGTCTGCTGAAATGGACCGATAGTATAACGGAATGCTTCTGGGTGGCCAGGAAGGGAAGCGAGATTGTCGCTTACGCCATCGGGGGGAAAGAACAGGCCGGAAAGCTAGGTCTGCTGGATTGCGCTTATCTGGATGGAGAGGGCGAAGCAGTGAAGCCGCTCCTGTCCATGCTGGCCGCCGGGGAATCCGTCAAGCAGTTGGAAGCCACAATACCGGAGGATGGCGTCCTGCCGGAAACCCTCAGGCAGCTCGGTTCCGTGCAGACTGCCGACAACAGCGAGACCATGTGGAAGATTATGGGATTTCCCGCCATGCTGGCCAAGCTTGCTCCTGAACTGACGAACCGGATCGCCGCTCTGACCGGGGAAGAGCTGTCCGCCCTGCCGGAACGACTGCTGCTTCGATGCGGATCCGAGCGGGCCGTGCTTGTTCTGGAGCCGTCTTCGGTAACCGTCCAGACTTCTCCCTGGGGACTGGTCTATGATGAGGAAATCAAATGCACCTCCGCCGAATTTTGCGCCATGCTGACCCAAGGCATTCAGGCGGTGAAGCGGGAGGCGCTGAGAAACCACGCGGCGCTTCAGGCGCTTTTTCCGGGGCAGCGTTATGCGATGTGGATAACAGAAAGGTACTAA
- a CDS encoding TIGR00266 family protein: MGAHEIDYVIMGEEMQCVEVQLDPGESVIAEAGSFMMMDPEIRMETIFGDGSGSGQGGGGLMGKLMGAGKRVLTGESLFMTVFTHGGGHGRKSVTFAAPYPGKIIPLDLLQYGGKIVCQKDAFLCAAKGVSVGIEFQRRLGAGFFGGEGFIMQKLEGDGLAFVHSGGYVMERTLQPGEVIRLDTGCLVAMTSSVDYDIEMVKGIKSALFGGEGLFFATLRGPGKIWVQSLPFNRMADRILSAARGTGRKEEGSILGGLGNLLDGR, translated from the coding sequence ATGGGAGCGCATGAAATCGATTATGTCATTATGGGTGAAGAAATGCAGTGCGTGGAGGTTCAGCTTGACCCCGGCGAGAGCGTAATTGCGGAAGCGGGCAGCTTCATGATGATGGACCCTGAAATCCGAATGGAGACGATTTTCGGTGACGGCAGCGGCTCAGGGCAGGGTGGCGGCGGTCTGATGGGCAAGCTGATGGGCGCTGGCAAAAGAGTGCTGACCGGCGAAAGCCTGTTCATGACCGTGTTCACGCACGGCGGCGGCCATGGCCGGAAATCCGTAACGTTCGCCGCGCCGTATCCGGGGAAAATTATCCCGCTCGACCTTCTTCAATATGGCGGGAAAATTGTCTGTCAAAAGGACGCCTTTCTCTGCGCCGCGAAGGGCGTTTCCGTAGGGATTGAATTTCAGCGCCGGCTCGGCGCCGGATTCTTCGGCGGCGAAGGATTCATTATGCAGAAGCTGGAAGGCGACGGCCTGGCCTTCGTCCATTCCGGCGGTTATGTAATGGAGAGAACACTGCAGCCCGGAGAAGTGATCCGGCTGGACACGGGTTGTCTTGTCGCCATGACCTCTTCGGTGGACTATGATATCGAGATGGTCAAAGGTATCAAATCGGCGCTGTTCGGAGGGGAAGGCCTGTTCTTCGCCACGCTGCGCGGACCGGGCAAGATATGGGTTCAGTCGCTGCCGTTCAACCGGATGGCCGACCGCATTCTGTCCGCAGCCCGCGGCACTGGTCGCAAGGAAGAGGGCAGCATCCTCGGCGGATTGGGCAATCTGCTGGACGGCAGATAA
- a CDS encoding extracellular solute-binding protein, whose product MKRKSSIMVLLLIVLAVAALSGCGNNSNSAAEGNTKTNAASSDKPYAGVVLRTISNPSNQEYFAKVNKEFQEKTGIEVQTDTVGNADVTPKLMNSFMSGGSTYDIFVMDVIDLPRFVVSGWVEPVDQWLTDDMKNEMLPFAKQALQYQGKYYGLPFASEYKSFVYNKTMVEKAGFSGPPKTWDDFIKYSQALQEKGIVKYGSAWAWSQTEGLVCDFIAIASSMGGKLFDEDGNPVFNSPENTAALQLMVDMIYKYKVVDPASIQYNETNVLDAMSAGDIAFELNWGLPLTPLNDESKSKIVNQADVAPLPYTVSSATIAGPMSYAISSGSKNKEAAWEYIKFLNDTEGSKRQAIEIGMFPGWKSVYEDPEVKAGVPGLDKILEQAEVAVNRPQIPWYNEWSSKFQVELQNALTQKKTPAQALADAFAETQKIQESNK is encoded by the coding sequence ATGAAACGGAAATCATCAATTATGGTATTGCTTCTGATTGTATTGGCAGTAGCGGCGTTGTCCGGATGCGGAAATAATTCGAATTCGGCGGCCGAAGGCAATACAAAGACTAACGCGGCCAGTAGCGATAAGCCATATGCCGGAGTCGTCCTGCGCACCATCTCTAATCCGTCCAATCAGGAATACTTCGCCAAGGTGAATAAAGAGTTTCAGGAAAAGACGGGTATTGAAGTACAGACCGATACGGTCGGTAATGCCGATGTTACACCAAAATTGATGAATTCCTTCATGTCCGGCGGATCTACGTACGATATTTTTGTAATGGATGTCATCGACTTGCCCCGGTTTGTCGTATCGGGATGGGTTGAACCGGTCGATCAATGGCTGACCGACGACATGAAGAACGAAATGCTGCCTTTTGCAAAACAGGCTTTACAGTATCAGGGCAAGTATTACGGTCTTCCTTTCGCTTCCGAGTACAAGTCCTTTGTATATAACAAGACGATGGTGGAAAAAGCCGGTTTCTCGGGTCCGCCGAAAACATGGGATGATTTCATTAAATACAGTCAGGCTTTGCAGGAAAAAGGAATCGTAAAATACGGATCGGCCTGGGCCTGGAGCCAAACCGAAGGCCTCGTCTGCGATTTCATCGCGATTGCTTCCAGTATGGGAGGCAAGCTGTTTGATGAGGACGGAAACCCTGTCTTCAACAGCCCGGAGAACACCGCAGCGCTGCAGCTGATGGTCGATATGATCTATAAATATAAAGTCGTTGACCCCGCTTCGATTCAATACAATGAAACCAATGTGCTTGACGCAATGTCCGCGGGCGATATCGCCTTTGAATTGAACTGGGGACTGCCGCTCACGCCGCTTAATGATGAATCCAAGTCCAAAATCGTGAACCAGGCTGATGTCGCTCCGCTTCCATATACCGTATCCAGCGCAACGATTGCCGGACCGATGTCCTATGCGATCTCCTCGGGTTCGAAGAATAAGGAAGCGGCATGGGAGTATATCAAATTCCTGAACGATACAGAGGGCAGCAAACGGCAGGCGATTGAAATCGGAATGTTCCCGGGCTGGAAGAGCGTATATGAAGATCCGGAAGTGAAAGCGGGCGTTCCCGGACTTGACAAGATTCTGGAGCAGGCGGAAGTTGCCGTCAACCGTCCGCAAATTCCTTGGTACAATGAATGGTCTTCCAAGTTCCAGGTTGAACTCCAGAATGCATTGACTCAAAAGAAAACACCGGCTCAGGCGTTGGCAGACGCGTTCGCTGAAACGCAGAAAATCCAGGAGAGCAACAAGTAA
- a CDS encoding carbohydrate ABC transporter permease produces the protein MSKSVKKVLLFIGVVLVMIFTLAPLIWASIISISPGKELASLARHWLPDSFTLMNYKQVLSLSDNAASFKNSLLNSFIVATVTTFFSLIFGSLGAYAFARLRFHMKDRLAVIFLITQMVPSIAIALPMYLIFNRIGLLDTKSALVLANLSFTLPFIIWMMRAFFESIPKELEESAFVDGLGRFGALLRIILPISAPGLFAIGVFAYLNTWNEFNTALVLTGSSQSKTMPVVINEFLGRFSVDYGLMASSGIIGLLPPVLLTLFFQRYLVDGMTAGAVKG, from the coding sequence GTGAGCAAGTCCGTAAAAAAGGTTTTGTTATTTATTGGCGTCGTGCTTGTCATGATCTTTACTTTAGCCCCTCTGATCTGGGCTTCTATCATCAGTATTTCGCCCGGAAAAGAACTGGCGTCGCTTGCCCGGCATTGGCTTCCGGATAGCTTCACCCTAATGAACTACAAGCAGGTGCTGAGCTTGTCCGACAATGCAGCATCGTTCAAAAACTCGCTGCTTAACAGTTTCATTGTGGCCACCGTCACGACGTTCTTCTCGCTGATCTTCGGCTCCTTGGGAGCCTACGCCTTTGCCAGACTTCGTTTCCACATGAAAGACCGCCTGGCGGTCATCTTTCTGATTACGCAAATGGTGCCCAGCATCGCGATTGCGCTGCCGATGTATTTGATTTTTAACCGGATCGGGCTGCTGGACACCAAATCGGCTCTCGTACTGGCCAATCTGTCTTTCACTCTTCCTTTTATCATTTGGATGATGCGGGCATTCTTCGAATCCATTCCCAAAGAGCTGGAGGAATCGGCCTTTGTGGACGGTTTGGGGCGGTTCGGCGCTCTGCTCCGAATCATTCTGCCGATCTCGGCTCCGGGCCTGTTTGCTATAGGCGTATTCGCCTATTTGAATACCTGGAATGAATTTAATACGGCCCTCGTGCTGACAGGCTCCTCGCAATCGAAGACGATGCCGGTCGTAATCAACGAGTTTCTCGGACGGTTCTCCGTTGATTACGGCTTGATGGCATCGTCTGGAATCATCGGCCTGCTTCCACCGGTGCTTCTGACCCTGTTCTTCCAGCGCTATCTGGTGGACGGGATGACTGCGGGCGCCGTGAAGGGCTAA
- a CDS encoding Toprim sub domain-containing protein, which translates to MIDAEIVNFICSRYLSKGTELEPGTLSESGRSFEIDIFRTGSRTRRRIGKITGGHADTGLSHEKNVPEALERLFHSPKVRKGERELLREIQDESLCSGGLAEGWIMRKDLYGSDGKTVVRTEYVMGYTLYLHLERKKSRTREREKQTIANWNARLGAILNERNTVKIDLAGEENRHLLWNFIEDIAAKIEHCTVVKEVSEVIWNKEQPWQGRKLEFYVDFIIALAEIAAARAHFDWKEIGARYYREIGGSKRFDPYKVEFLEEAEEQIGCPLPLLGLCSAGTVTPIFFAGELSGSGGFAYPQGFLHVVTDVTVWRTEFQTVCRTLWLTENRAVLTRMSAEPDFLRKSGSLIIGLDGQLRSGHRKLIKDVLAGSESIRQIIVWCDSDRAGLTISRNVQALLQMAAPVAVKWILPDSLNRKDNPAGCVFRTWDAYEAEALARLDRRLAGEQEAEMGDTDSWNLWMEI; encoded by the coding sequence TTGATAGACGCGGAAATTGTTAATTTCATTTGCTCCAGATATTTGTCCAAAGGAACGGAGCTTGAGCCCGGGACTCTCAGCGAATCGGGAAGAAGTTTCGAAATCGATATTTTCAGGACAGGTTCAAGAACCCGCAGGCGCATCGGCAAAATTACCGGCGGTCACGCGGACACTGGTCTTTCTCATGAAAAAAATGTCCCTGAAGCACTGGAACGGCTGTTTCATAGTCCAAAGGTCCGGAAGGGCGAACGGGAGCTGCTGCGTGAAATTCAGGATGAATCGCTGTGTTCCGGCGGATTGGCAGAGGGATGGATTATGCGGAAAGACCTGTACGGGTCTGACGGGAAAACTGTGGTGCGGACGGAATACGTTATGGGTTATACGCTTTATCTTCATCTTGAGCGGAAAAAAAGCCGGACGCGGGAACGGGAGAAGCAGACCATTGCGAACTGGAATGCGAGGCTAGGAGCCATACTGAATGAGCGGAATACAGTCAAGATCGACTTGGCCGGGGAGGAAAACCGGCATCTATTGTGGAATTTTATAGAGGATATAGCAGCAAAGATCGAACACTGCACCGTTGTCAAAGAGGTTTCTGAGGTAATTTGGAACAAAGAGCAGCCATGGCAGGGCAGGAAGCTGGAGTTCTATGTTGATTTTATTATCGCACTGGCCGAAATCGCTGCCGCCCGCGCTCATTTTGACTGGAAAGAGATAGGGGCGCGTTATTACCGGGAAATCGGCGGCTCGAAGCGCTTTGATCCCTATAAGGTGGAATTTCTGGAGGAAGCGGAGGAGCAGATCGGCTGTCCTCTCCCGCTGCTTGGGTTATGCAGCGCAGGAACGGTTACCCCGATTTTCTTTGCCGGAGAACTGAGCGGCAGCGGCGGATTCGCTTATCCGCAAGGCTTTTTACATGTGGTTACGGATGTGACGGTTTGGAGGACTGAATTCCAAACCGTCTGCCGGACATTATGGCTGACCGAAAATCGGGCCGTGCTTACACGGATGAGCGCCGAGCCGGACTTTCTCCGAAAATCGGGCAGTCTGATTATAGGGCTGGACGGGCAGCTCAGAAGCGGACATCGCAAACTGATCAAGGATGTATTAGCCGGATCGGAGTCGATCAGGCAGATTATCGTATGGTGCGACAGCGACCGGGCCGGGCTGACCATTTCACGAAATGTGCAAGCCCTGCTGCAAATGGCGGCTCCTGTGGCCGTTAAATGGATTTTACCGGACTCACTGAACCGTAAGGACAACCCGGCAGGATGTGTCTTCCGCACATGGGATGCGTATGAGGCTGAGGCGCTTGCCAGACTTGACCGAAGACTGGCCGGTGAACAGGAAGCGGAAATGGGGGATACGGATAGTTGGAACCTATGGATGGAAATCTGA
- a CDS encoding Gfo/Idh/MocA family protein, whose translation MKNVLLIGAGTMGRKHAEAYTAMKEVFLLGIVDSDAAAADKAAERFGTRAFGSYEEAMMELDAVDVVDICLPTYLHREYVLKAADDGKHIICEKPLAGSLKDAREMIDYCKDKKTKLFVGHVVRFFPEYVQARQVMEQNGLGDVAVVKASRTSGFPRAWNNWYADSSKSGGLLLDLSIHDFDYLRWCFGEVERVFAKAYAPESPEGGGYALTTLTFRSGVIAHVEGSWSHQKFTTSFEIAGTEGIIDFNSASDNPILSFRKAPDKPSEGAAVPESPLLEAPYYRELAHFLSCMETGEEPIVTAEDAYQALAISLAAIESSRSGMPVALA comes from the coding sequence ATGAAGAATGTGTTGTTGATTGGGGCCGGTACGATGGGGAGAAAGCACGCGGAAGCCTATACGGCCATGAAGGAAGTATTCCTGCTGGGTATCGTCGATTCGGATGCGGCCGCGGCGGACAAAGCCGCCGAGCGGTTCGGCACCCGGGCATTCGGCAGCTATGAGGAAGCGATGATGGAGCTGGATGCCGTCGATGTGGTCGACATCTGTCTGCCGACTTATCTGCACCGGGAGTATGTGCTCAAGGCGGCGGATGACGGCAAGCACATCATATGCGAAAAACCGCTGGCCGGCAGCCTGAAGGACGCGCGCGAGATGATCGACTACTGCAAGGACAAGAAGACGAAGCTGTTTGTAGGACATGTTGTGAGGTTCTTCCCGGAATATGTCCAAGCCAGACAGGTAATGGAGCAGAATGGTCTGGGCGATGTTGCCGTGGTGAAGGCCAGCCGGACCTCCGGTTTCCCGCGCGCATGGAACAACTGGTATGCGGATTCCAGCAAGAGCGGCGGCCTTCTGTTGGACCTGTCCATCCATGACTTCGATTATTTGCGCTGGTGCTTCGGAGAGGTGGAGCGGGTATTCGCCAAAGCCTACGCACCGGAATCCCCGGAAGGGGGAGGCTATGCATTGACAACACTGACCTTCCGCAGCGGCGTCATTGCCCATGTCGAAGGCTCCTGGTCCCATCAGAAATTTACGACATCTTTCGAAATTGCGGGAACCGAAGGGATCATCGATTTCAACAGCGCGAGTGACAATCCTATCCTGTCCTTTAGGAAGGCGCCGGATAAGCCGTCGGAGGGCGCTGCCGTTCCGGAAAGTCCGCTGCTGGAAGCTCCTTATTACCGGGAACTGGCCCACTTTCTGTCTTGTATGGAGACGGGGGAAGAGCCGATCGTTACCGCCGAGGACGCGTATCAGGCGCTGGCCATCTCGCTGGCCGCAATCGAATCGTCCCGAAGCGGCATGCCCGTGGCGCTTGCTTAA
- a CDS encoding carbohydrate ABC transporter permease, giving the protein MDKSKHSDSVAIQKEGLSMRGQAMLRQAARSGSNSKKMISESKFALLLLLPTIVILLGLLLYPFLYSIYLCFVDLNLTKPWVGAKFIGLDNFSAVLQDGEFWLSMETTLYFAVFSVAASMILGLAAALLFNVKFRLRGLGRSLLLIPWAMPGVVNAMIWQTMLHPNYGLLNGVLLKTGLIESPVGWLSDPKLALASVIMAQVWTSFPFVALMYLAALQSISGELIEAAKIDGAGSIRIFKDIVVKLLVPVTLVLLVLRTIDSFRVFDLVFAMTKGGPANSTQLSGLYLYKQGFMFSDFGLGSAGSYILTGFILVFVLLYMRILRQKDGV; this is encoded by the coding sequence ATGGATAAGAGCAAACATAGTGACTCGGTCGCGATTCAGAAAGAAGGACTTTCTATGCGGGGTCAAGCGATGCTTCGACAGGCGGCCCGGTCCGGTTCGAACTCGAAAAAAATGATTTCCGAGTCGAAATTTGCGCTCCTTTTACTGCTTCCCACTATCGTTATCCTGCTTGGCCTGCTGCTTTATCCATTCCTGTACTCCATCTACCTGTGTTTTGTCGATCTGAATTTGACGAAACCATGGGTCGGTGCCAAGTTCATCGGACTGGATAACTTCAGCGCGGTGCTTCAGGATGGCGAATTCTGGCTCAGCATGGAGACGACTCTTTATTTTGCGGTATTCAGTGTTGCGGCGAGTATGATTCTGGGGCTTGCCGCGGCCCTTCTCTTTAATGTCAAGTTCCGCTTGCGGGGACTCGGCAGATCGCTGCTCCTGATTCCGTGGGCGATGCCAGGTGTCGTTAACGCCATGATCTGGCAGACGATGCTGCACCCGAACTACGGTCTGCTGAACGGTGTACTGCTGAAGACGGGCCTGATCGAAAGTCCGGTCGGATGGCTGTCCGATCCGAAGCTGGCGCTGGCATCCGTCATTATGGCGCAGGTATGGACATCGTTTCCTTTTGTCGCCTTGATGTATCTGGCCGCTCTTCAGTCGATTTCAGGGGAATTGATTGAAGCCGCCAAAATTGACGGGGCGGGCAGCATACGTATTTTTAAAGATATCGTCGTAAAATTGCTGGTGCCCGTTACACTGGTTCTGCTCGTTCTGCGCACCATCGACTCCTTCCGGGTATTCGATCTGGTCTTTGCCATGACCAAGGGCGGTCCGGCCAATTCCACACAGCTATCCGGCCTGTATCTGTACAAGCAGGGCTTCATGTTCAGCGATTTCGGGCTGGGCTCTGCCGGAAGCTATATCCTGACGGGATTTATCCTGGTGTTCGTGCTGCTGTATATGCGGATACTCCGCCAGAAGGATGGGGTTTGA
- a CDS encoding VOC family protein yields MQKIAPFLWFDGKAEEAMNFYTSIFKNSRIKDIRRSRGGGPWPEGTVMSGTFQLDGQEFMALNGGPQFSFSPAVSFFVNCETQQEIDELWDKLSEGGEKQRCGWLKDKFGLSWQIVPTVLGELLQDKDGEKAGRVMNAMLQMDKLDIETLKRA; encoded by the coding sequence ATGCAAAAGATTGCCCCTTTTCTGTGGTTTGACGGCAAGGCTGAAGAAGCGATGAATTTCTATACCTCAATCTTCAAGAATTCCAGGATCAAGGACATCAGACGCAGCCGGGGAGGAGGACCTTGGCCGGAAGGGACGGTAATGTCCGGAACGTTCCAGCTTGACGGACAGGAGTTTATGGCTCTCAACGGCGGTCCGCAGTTTTCTTTTTCCCCGGCGGTATCGTTCTTCGTCAACTGCGAAACGCAGCAGGAGATAGACGAACTATGGGATAAGCTTTCGGAAGGCGGAGAGAAGCAGAGATGCGGCTGGCTTAAGGACAAGTTCGGTTTGTCTTGGCAAATCGTGCCCACTGTCTTGGGAGAACTCTTGCAGGATAAGGATGGCGAAAAAGCGGGAAGAGTCATGAACGCGATGCTTCAAATGGACAAGCTGGATATTGAAACGCTGAAGCGGGCATAG
- a CDS encoding Gfo/Idh/MocA family protein — protein MKIGVASLAHMHAIGYMDALLEIDGVELAGIWDEDAVKGKEIADRYQTTYYPELEQLTGSEIDAVIVCSENVRHIDCVMAAAKAGKHVLCEKPLATRVEDALAMIEVCRENGVLLQTAFPVRFQTSIKRGKELLDSGAYGKILAMKGTNRGRIPGGWFLDRELSGGGAVMDHTVHVVDVMRWYMGAEVTNVYAEAASRFSEGKIDDCGILTMEFDNGVFASLDCSWSRNKKFPTWGDVTLDVICEYGVLSINAFNQKMSVYSNENGVSWDYWGDNMDLELIRDFVQSVREGAKTASVTGEDGLRALEVALAAYRSAEDHRPAPITLAH, from the coding sequence ATTAAAATTGGCGTAGCCAGTCTTGCTCATATGCATGCCATAGGCTATATGGACGCTTTATTGGAAATCGACGGCGTGGAGCTGGCCGGGATCTGGGACGAGGATGCCGTGAAGGGCAAAGAGATTGCCGACCGGTATCAAACGACATACTATCCGGAGCTGGAGCAGCTGACGGGCAGCGAGATTGACGCGGTCATCGTCTGCTCCGAGAATGTGCGGCATATCGATTGTGTCATGGCGGCCGCAAAAGCGGGTAAGCATGTTCTCTGCGAGAAGCCGCTGGCCACAAGGGTAGAGGATGCGCTGGCGATGATCGAGGTCTGCCGGGAGAACGGCGTACTTCTCCAGACCGCTTTTCCGGTCCGGTTTCAAACCTCGATCAAACGGGGGAAGGAGCTGCTGGACAGCGGAGCTTACGGCAAAATTCTTGCCATGAAAGGGACGAACCGTGGACGCATTCCCGGCGGCTGGTTCCTGGACCGGGAGTTGTCGGGCGGGGGAGCGGTGATGGATCATACCGTTCATGTCGTTGACGTCATGCGCTGGTACATGGGCGCGGAGGTGACGAATGTGTACGCCGAGGCCGCCAGCCGGTTCTCGGAAGGAAAAATCGACGATTGCGGCATCCTGACGATGGAGTTCGATAACGGCGTGTTTGCCAGCCTGGACTGCAGCTGGTCACGCAACAAGAAGTTCCCGACCTGGGGAGATGTGACGCTGGACGTGATCTGCGAATATGGCGTACTGTCGATCAACGCCTTCAATCAGAAAATGAGCGTTTACAGTAATGAAAACGGAGTGAGCTGGGATTACTGGGGAGACAACATGGACCTGGAGCTGATCCGCGATTTTGTCCAGTCGGTCCGTGAAGGAGCGAAGACCGCCTCGGTAACGGGGGAAGACGGGCTTAGGGCGCTTGAAGTCGCGCTTGCCGCTTACCGGTCCGCCGAGGACCATCGGCCCGCTCCAATCACCCTGGCCCACTGA